One Rhizoctonia solani chromosome 2, complete sequence DNA segment encodes these proteins:
- a CDS encoding ribosomal protein L37e, with translation MTKGTSSFGKRHTKTHTLCRRCGNRAFHRQHKTCGQCGYPSAKLRSYEWGQKAKRRKTTVLAACATSSMSRGGSRTGSENKHRENTVAVKKTKKTAEE, from the exons ATG ACCAAGG GTACCTCCTCCTTCGGTAAGCGTCACACCAAGACGCACACTCTCTGCCGTCGATGCGGTAACCGTGCATTCCACCGCCAACACAAGA CCTGTGGTCAATGTGGTTATCCTTCTGCCAAGCTGAGGTCATACGAGTGGGGACAAAAGGCCAAGAGGAGAAAGACTACGGTACTGGCCGCATGCGCTACCTCAAGCATGTCTCGAGGAGGTTCAAGAACGGGTTCCG AGAACAAACATAGAGAGAACACCGTCGCGGTCAAGAAGACCAAGAAGACTGCAGAGGAATGA